One region of Triticum aestivum cultivar Chinese Spring chromosome 6B, IWGSC CS RefSeq v2.1, whole genome shotgun sequence genomic DNA includes:
- the LOC123133219 gene encoding ent-kaur-16-ene synthase, chloroplastic-like: MRGTMTEAVWQRSQYVPTIEEYMKNAVPSYLMGPILFPTLYFLRENLKATVVKDHEYNELYRLMSTCGRLLNDSQSFEREGSEGKLNIVHLLILHSGGSMSIEDALGVVHKSIDTCRKDLQKLVFRKGSVVPRTFKKRFWNICQTNFVYYRETDGFSSPTSLNSLVNAVINEPLKVPN, encoded by the exons ATGAGGGGTACGATGACCGAGGCAGTATGGCAGAGGAGCCAATATGTGCCAACAATTGAAGAGTACATGAAAAATGCAGTTCCTTCTTATCTTATGGGCCCCATTCTGTTCCCAACATTATATTTTTTGCGAGAAAATCTCAAGGCTACTGTTGTCAAAGATCACGAATACAATGAGTTATATCGGCTAATGAGCACTTGTGGCCGTCTCCTGAATGACAGTCAAAGTTTTGAG AGGGAGGGCAGCGAAGGCAAACTGAACATAGTCCATCTGCTTATTCTTCACAGTGGTGGTTCTATGTCTATAGAAGACGCCCTAGGTGTGGTGCACAAGTCCATAGATACTTGCAGGAAAGATCTGCAAAAATTGGTTTTTAGGAAAGGAAGCGTCGTTCCGAGAACATTCAAAAAGCGGTTCTGGAACATATGCCAGACTAACTTCGTGTACTACCGCGAGACAGATGGATTTAGCTCGCCAACTTCATTGAACAGCCTAGTGAATGCAGTTATCAATGAGCCTCTCAAAGTACCAAATTAG